Proteins encoded together in one Diabrotica undecimpunctata isolate CICGRU chromosome 3, icDiaUnde3, whole genome shotgun sequence window:
- the LOC140435957 gene encoding uncharacterized protein gives MIPSGSQRTSRNSTVIMYNEEYLTLSSRLLEDDHYYKPLSRDPTPTFTTKINNFITKLKKDKLLDQNIAKLLHSYNGYAPRFYCLPKIHKPQLCMRPIVSSINAPNGNIANFLTNILTKAYDADNQFNITASFKFANFINDFKLPEGYMLVSFVVLSLFSNLPLSVVLTSIHKHWDIIQPSSPISWEVFSDLLKLVFETNYLIFNNQFHLQIFGTPMGSSISSILVNFVLDDLVENRLHSLTFHVPFVKRYVDDLILALPPDKVQSTLSHFNAYDPHLQFTCELESHDSIAFLDMRIMRGCDLRLSTSWYRKEMASNRFLNYHSCHAMRYKYNLVQALSFRVHRLTHPSHRRDSLNLLKSILLQNSYPLYVINKFLFSTSYTLSRHSLTDNSQVQGHPDISIGTPENDSHSVPSSHIRYYSLPYFPHLTEKLAKLLTLATVKIGVKNVRSVGKLFSKTKTPLNPLEKINVVYNIPCMDCNLCYIGQTRRSLKGRLTSHKSDIRCHKHFCALAQHILTSDHRPDYEQIKIICTESNHFKRSFLEMCHIFLNPSSMNKRTDIDNLSLLYHSLLSNIK, from the coding sequence ATGATACCGTCTGGAAGCCAAAGAACTTCGAGAAATTCCACTGTTATCATGTATAATGAGGAATATCTCACCCTTAGCTCGCGCTTATTAGAGGACGATCATTATTATAAGCCCCTTTCTCGCGATCCCACTCCAACTTTTACAACTAAGATCAATAATTTTAttaccaaattaaaaaaagacaaaCTTTTAGATCAAAACATTGCTAAGCTTCTACACTCCTATAATGGTTATGCTCCACGTTTCTATTGTCTTCCCAAAATTCATAAACCACAACTTTGTATGAGACCCATTGTTTCGTCTATCAATGCTCCTAATGGTAATATTGCCAATTTCCTTACAAATATTTTAACCAAAGCTTATGATGCAGATAACCAATTTAATATCACTGCCTCTTTTAAGTTTGCTAATTTTATTAATGATTTCAAACTGCCTGAAGGCTACATGTTGGTGAGTTTTGTTGTACTTTCTTTATTCTCTAACCTTCCTCTTTCAGTTGTCCTTACTTCAATTCATAAACATTGGGATATTATCCAGCCCTCATCCCCAATCTCTTGGGAAGTCTTTTCTGATTTGCTGAAACTTGTTTTTGAgacaaattatttaatttttaataatcaatttCATCTCCAAATCTTTGGTACTCCCATGGGGTCCTCAATTTCCTcgattttagttaattttgtccTTGACGATTTAGTCGAAAATCGGCTTCACAGTTTGACTTTTCATGTTCCTTTTGTGAAAAGGTATGTCGACGACCTCATATTGGCACTTCCACCAGATAAGGTTCAGAGCACCTTATCACATTTTAATGCATATGATCCTCATCTACAGTTCACTTGTGAGCTGGAGAGTCATGATAGCATTGCTTTTTTAGATATGCGTATCATGCGAGGTTGTGACCTTAGGTTAAGTACTTCTTGGTATAGAAAAGAAATGGCGAGTAACCGTTTTCTTAATTACCACTCATGCCATGCGATGAGATACAAATACAACCTCGTGCAAGCTCTTAGTTTTAGGGTTCATAGGTTGACACATCCTTCTCACCGAAGGGATTCTCTTAACCTTCTAAAGTCCATTTTGTTACAGAATTCTTATCCCCtatatgtaattaataaatttcttttttctacCAGTTACACACTGTCTAGACATAGTTTGACAGACAATAGTCAAGTACAGGGTCATCCTGATATTTCAATAGGCACACCAGAAAACGACTCCCACAGCGTTCCTTCTTCCCATATACGTTACTACTCTCTCCCTTATTTCCCTCATTTGACTGAGAAGCTCGCAAAACTTCTAACATTAGCAACAGTGAAAATTGGAGTTAAAAATGTCAGATCAGTTGGTAAACTATTTTCTAAAACCAAAACCCCTCTAAACCCATTGGAAAAGATCAATGTGGTTTACAACATCCCCTGCATGGATTGCAACCTATGTTACATTGGCCAGACTCGTAGATCCCTTAAAGGTCGACTAACTTCTCACAAGAGTGATATTAGATGCCATAAACATTTTTGTGCCTTAGCACAACACATTCTTACTTCTGACCACCGACCAGATTATGAACAGATCAAAATTATTTGTACAGAAAGCAACCATTTCAAGAGAAGTTTCCTAGAAATGTGCCACATTTTCCTTAATCCTTCCTCCATGAACAAACGTACTGACATCGACAACCTCAGTTTATTATACCATTCTCTTCTTTCCAACATCAAATGA
- the Sec20 gene encoding vesicle transport protein SEC20 has translation MDPTKLVVETIRQEITENNLQLKALIQDIDECVGPLVELQALNSAGRSKISTLRKLISKFSDLATETKSSVLLKDVALYREQFTNSMDAFKKANLKSMAAIEQGTKEELIKHTAEDANVRQRQKRNKENMATISSNVTDQLLSISRQLADTTQRSANTLESLVYSSDNVIGTQEELKVTSNIIGQSGKLLAKYGRREFTDKILMCFAFAFFICCVVYIVQKRLF, from the coding sequence ATGGATCCTACAAAGTTAGTAGTAGAAACAATTCGGCAAGAAATAACTGAAAACAATTTACAACTCAAAGCCCTAATTCAAGATATTGATGAATGTGTGGGGCCTCTAGTAGAACTACAAGCCTTAAACAGTGCAGGACGTTCAAAAATAAGTACTCTACGAAAATTAATAAGCAAATTTAGTGATTTAGCAACTGAAACTAAAAGTTCGGTTTTACTTAAAGATGTTGCTTTATATAGAGAACAGTTCACAAATAGTATGGACGCttttaaaaaagcaaatttaaaatcCATGGCAGCAATAGAACAAGGTACAAAAGAAGAGCTAATCAAGCATACAGCTGAAGATGCAAATGTAAGGCAACGCCAAAAACGCAACAAAGAAAATATGGCTACAATTAGCTCCAATGTCACTGATCAACTGCTATCTATTAGTAGACAATTAGCTGATACAACCCAAAGGAGTGCAAACACATTAGAATCTTTGGTGTATTCTTCAGATAATGTCATAGGGACTCAAGAGGAGCTTAAAGTGACTTCTAATATAATAGGACAATCTGGAAAACTTTTAGCAAAATATGGACGAAGGGAGTTTACAGACAAGATATTAATGTGTTTTgcttttgcattttttatatgTTGTGTTGTTTATATTGTTCAAAAAAggctattttaa